The following are from one region of the Juglans regia cultivar Chandler chromosome 10, Walnut 2.0, whole genome shotgun sequence genome:
- the LOC109004678 gene encoding glutathione S-transferase T3-like, which translates to MDSGEHGNMFFTSLLTQEPELDHIYVGQGEQHPVTLDDSPPPPQVDPPPSQRKSARGANFTPEEDKLLVSAWLNSSIDAIQGTDQKHAQLWEKVSQYFNDYKESTNERSVGSLIHRWSAIQKATNKFCAKLAQVEGLNQSGMTEQDKFDKAKVMYQSLEKTASQFEHCWQLLKDQPKWNQRCTKDGTKRRSTMSPTYSRTSAVATNSPIDSVGGTEGENMETNNVIELDRPIGRKAEKGKRKAQGRASEELVELSKKRYTLLEESRAQEKEFFRLKAEKMAYEREMEENKSRQEDERLRLEAEKLEIARLEREERIMLLDVSTLNEVQQVYFQQLQREILARRNASSD; encoded by the exons aTGGACTCAGGAGAGCATGGAAATATGTTCTTCACCAGCCTCCTGACTCAGGAGCCTGAACTTGaccacatttatgttggtcaagGTGAACAACATCCAGTGACTTTGGATGACTCTCCACCCCCGCCCCAAGTAGATCCTCCCCCCTCTCAAAGAAAATCAGCCAGGGGTGCAAACTTCACCCCCgaagaagacaagttacttgtctccgCATGGCTGAATAGTAGCATTGATGCCATCCAAGGAACGGACCAAAAACACGCCCAACTTTGGGAAAAAGTTAGTCAATACTTCAATGAttataaagaaagtacaaatGAGCGAAGTGTTGGGTCCTTAATACATCGGTGGTCTGCCATTCAAAAGGCGACGAACAAATTTTGTGCTAAACTCGCCCAAGTTGAAGGGTtgaatcaaagtggcatgactgagcaagacaag TTTGACAAAGCGAAGGTCATGTACCAATCGCTTGAGAAAACGGCCTCTCagttcgagcattgttggcaGCTATTGAAAGACCAGCCGAAATGGAATCAGCGTTGCACAAAGGACGGGACGAAGCGAAGGTCAACGATGTCCCCTACATATTCGCGTACATCAGCAGTGGCAACTAATTCACCCATTGATTCAGTGGGTGGTACAGAGGGCGAGAATATGGAAACTAATAATGTCATCGAATTGGATAGGCCAATAGGAAGAAAAGCTGAGAAAGGAAAACGTAAGGCCCAAGGCAGAGCCTCAGAAGAGCTTGTGGAGCTCAGCAAGAAAAGGTATACTCTCCTAGAGGAGTCACGTGCTCAGGAGAAAGAATTTTTCCGACTCAAGGCGGAGAAGATGGCATATGAACGAGAAATGGAGGAAAATAAAAGTAGACAAGAGGATGAGAGACTGAGGTTGGAGGCGGAGAAACTGGAAATCGCCCGGTTGGAGAGAGAGGAGCGCATAATGTTGCTCGATGTGAGTACGTTAAATGAAGTTCAGCAAGTATATTTCCAGCAACTTCAAAGAGAGATATTGGCGCGACGCAATGCATCCTCAGATTAA
- the LOC109004677 gene encoding uncharacterized protein LOC109004677 has translation MARSFFRKLLTYLSSDDELDAVINAEADGESSRHHGNRQRRKFIRRDHIQGHECLFRDYFSENPVYPSNLFRRRFRMSRPLFLRILNEVEAYEPYFVQRRDNAGRLGLSSMQKITAALRMLAYGVTGDFMDEYIRIGESTAMESLKKFCKTIVTIFSDEYLRSPNANDIARLLVVGEQRGFPGMLGSIDCMHWKWKNCPAAWKERSFIFTELAQGRAPPVNYTINGNNYTMGYYLADGIYPKWPTFVKTIPSPQGNKKKNFATAQESARKDVERAFGVLQQRFAIVRGPSRLFKVNDLTNIMKTCVILHNMIIEDERDDSQGLNMEYDQLDDDIPELSRNPTNEFMNFIQRHHEIRDSSAHHQLQADLIEHHWQFHSQQ, from the exons ATGGCTCGTTCTTTCTTTCGCAAATtacttacatacttgtcatcTGATGATGAGCTGGATGCTGTTATTAATGCCGAGGCTGATGGAGAGTCATCGAGACATCATGGCAATCGCCAACGTCGTAAGTTTAttcggcgtgatcatattcaagggcatgagTGCCTTTTTCGTGACTATTTCTcagaaaatccagtatatcCCTCCAATCTATTTCGAAGGAGATTTCGGATGAGTCGTCCCTTATTTCTCCGTATCCTAAATGAGGTAGAGGCTTACGAGCCGTACTTCGTccagagaagagataatgccggaagacttggtttatcttctatgcaaaagataaccgCAGCACTTAGAATGCTGGCCTATGGGGTTActggagattttatggatgaatacatacgtattggagaaagcaccgcaatggagagtctcaaaaaattttgcaagacaatcgtaactattttttcagatgaatatttgcggtctccaaatgccaatgatattgctcgatTGCTTGTTGTTGGTGAACAACGGGGATTCCCAGGAATGCTAGgaagcattgattgcatgcattggaagtggaaaaattgtCCCGCTGCCTGGAAAG agagatcttttattttcacggAACTTGCTCAAGGGCGTGCTCCACCagtcaattacacaatcaatggcAACAACTACACTATGGGGTACTACCTTGCCGATGGTATTTATCCTAAGTGGCCAACGTTTGTGAAGACGATTCCATCACCCcaagggaataagaagaaaaactttgccACAGCACAAGAATCTGCAAGAAAAGATGTCGAGCGTGCCTTCGGAGTACTTCAACAACGATTTGCAATCGTTCGTGGACCTTCCCGATTATTCAAAGTCAATGacctaacaaatataatgaaaacatgtgttattctacataacATGATCATTGAGGACGAGCGTGATGATAGTCAGGGTCTGAACATGGAGTAcgatcaacttgatgatgatATTCCAGAATTGTCGCGCAATCCAACAAATGAGTTTATGAACTTCATTCAGCGCCATCATGAAATTAGGGATAGCTCGGCACATCATCAACTACAAGCAGATTTAATTGAACATCACTGGCAATTCCATTCCCAACAATAG
- the LOC109004676 gene encoding glycine-rich protein 5-like isoform X2, translating into MNSKTRIFFGFLLAVVLLISSAVVAETSNDENKLEAAAEGTNQVENAEYYGCRKYCYRYGHHGYPTRYCCYHPGDSPHTKTTDEAISKQEPNPVHDTMDAGHGGGHKGGGTGGKGGGGSGGGKGGGGSGGGKGGSSGGGGGGGKGGGGGGSTGGKGGGGSGGGKGGSSGGGGGGGGGKGGGSGGGKGGGGSGSGSTGGKGGGGSGGGKGGSSGGGGGGGGGGSGKGGGGGGGGGGGSGNNIN; encoded by the exons ATGAATTCCAAAACTCGTATATTCTTCGGCTTTCTCCTTGCAGTTGTTCTTCTCATCTCTTCGGCTGTAGTGGCAGAGACATCCAACGATGAGAACAAAC TGGAGGCGGCGGCAGAGGGAACAAACCAAGTAGAAAATGCAGAGTACTACGGATGCAGAAAGTATTGTTATCGCTATGGCCACCATGGATATCCCACAAGATACTGTTGCTACCATCCTGGAGACTCTCCTCACACCAAAACTACTGATGAAGCCATCTCTAAACAAG AACCAAACCCGGTACATGACACAATGGATGCCGGACATGGAGGAGGCCATAAAGGAGGCGGAACAGGTGGCAAGGGAGGCGGAGGCAGCGGAGGTGGAAAGGGAGGAGGTGGCAGTGGAGGTGGAAAGGGAGGCAGCagtggtggaggtggtggtggcggcaagggtggaggaggtggtggtAGTACAGGTGGCAAGGGAGGAGGTGGCAGTGGAGGTGGAAAGGGAGGCAGCAGCGGtggaggtggcggtggcggtggGGGCAAGGGTGGAGGTAGTGGCGGTGGCAAGGGTGGAggtggtagtggtagtggtagtaccGGTGGCAAGGGAGGCGGAGGCAGCGGAGGTGGAAAGGGAGGCAGCAgcggtggaggtggaggtggtggtggtggtggcagtGGCAAGGGTGGAGGAG gaggaggaggaggtggtggtggatcAGGAAACAATATTAATTGA
- the LOC109004676 gene encoding putative glycine-rich cell wall structural protein 1 isoform X1, with product MNSKTRIFFGFLLAVVLLISSAVVAETSNDENKLEAAAEGTNQVENAEYYGCRKYCYRYGHHGYPTRYCCYHPGDSPHTKTTDEAISKQEEPNPVHDTMDAGHGGGHKGGGTGGKGGGGSGGGKGGGGSGGGKGGSSGGGGGGGKGGGGGGSTGGKGGGGSGGGKGGSSGGGGGGGGGKGGGSGGGKGGGGSGSGSTGGKGGGGSGGGKGGSSGGGGGGGGGGSGKGGGGGGGGGGGSGNNIN from the exons ATGAATTCCAAAACTCGTATATTCTTCGGCTTTCTCCTTGCAGTTGTTCTTCTCATCTCTTCGGCTGTAGTGGCAGAGACATCCAACGATGAGAACAAAC TGGAGGCGGCGGCAGAGGGAACAAACCAAGTAGAAAATGCAGAGTACTACGGATGCAGAAAGTATTGTTATCGCTATGGCCACCATGGATATCCCACAAGATACTGTTGCTACCATCCTGGAGACTCTCCTCACACCAAAACTACTGATGAAGCCATCTCTAAACAAG AAGAACCAAACCCGGTACATGACACAATGGATGCCGGACATGGAGGAGGCCATAAAGGAGGCGGAACAGGTGGCAAGGGAGGCGGAGGCAGCGGAGGTGGAAAGGGAGGAGGTGGCAGTGGAGGTGGAAAGGGAGGCAGCagtggtggaggtggtggtggcggcaagggtggaggaggtggtggtAGTACAGGTGGCAAGGGAGGAGGTGGCAGTGGAGGTGGAAAGGGAGGCAGCAGCGGtggaggtggcggtggcggtggGGGCAAGGGTGGAGGTAGTGGCGGTGGCAAGGGTGGAggtggtagtggtagtggtagtaccGGTGGCAAGGGAGGCGGAGGCAGCGGAGGTGGAAAGGGAGGCAGCAgcggtggaggtggaggtggtggtggtggtggcagtGGCAAGGGTGGAGGAG gaggaggaggaggtggtggtggatcAGGAAACAATATTAATTGA